A region from the Vibrio navarrensis genome encodes:
- a CDS encoding DUF2878 domain-containing protein gives MMRLLLVSTWFQLGWFLCVLGKETWQWAALGYVIATLLWSWKTQPRQLKSIAIVAISGIVLDSINQQVELLNFVSDALPLWMVCLWWLFAWYASQLISVIRRFRRAQVCLIGGIAGALSYIAGEQLGAVQFGYGFLLTAFILLMQWILITFCILKVYDNENFVRESAC, from the coding sequence ATGATGCGATTGTTGCTTGTCTCGACTTGGTTTCAACTTGGCTGGTTTTTGTGCGTGCTCGGCAAAGAGACTTGGCAGTGGGCAGCGCTCGGCTATGTGATTGCCACCTTGCTGTGGAGTTGGAAAACCCAGCCTCGGCAGCTGAAAAGCATCGCTATAGTTGCCATCAGTGGCATAGTGTTGGACAGCATAAACCAGCAAGTTGAGCTGCTCAACTTTGTCTCCGATGCGTTACCGCTGTGGATGGTCTGCTTGTGGTGGCTGTTTGCTTGGTATGCCAGCCAGCTCATTTCGGTTATCAGACGCTTTCGCCGCGCGCAAGTCTGTTTGATTGGCGGCATCGCAGGCGCGTTGAGTTACATCGCGGGTGAGCAGTTGGGCGCGGTGCAGTTTGGTTACGGCTTTTTGCTGACGGCCTTCATTTTGTTGATGCAGTGGATATTGATAACGTTTTGCATACTCAAGGTATACGACAATGAAAATTTCGTTCGTGAAAGCGCGTGTTAA
- a CDS encoding chalcone isomerase family protein, which produces MKISFVKARVKHTLIAMMFIVMSVALPVKAQLSGADTQNWRQWRTVGEAQLSWLFFDIYQSRLLTSTGRFEQGADVSPHPLALEINYLRDISQKDLLKATQQQWQKLGFSKAAQQRWIAVLSELFPDVQTGDSLTYLTNGQTGQLMFKRLAQSDYEVIGYVADEELNDAFLSIWLSPQSNYPQLRQQLIGQVSR; this is translated from the coding sequence ATGAAAATTTCGTTCGTGAAAGCGCGTGTTAAGCACACACTGATTGCAATGATGTTTATTGTGATGAGCGTTGCGTTGCCGGTGAAAGCGCAACTGAGCGGTGCGGATACCCAGAATTGGCGCCAATGGCGCACCGTTGGCGAGGCGCAGCTAAGCTGGCTGTTTTTTGATATCTACCAGTCTCGCCTTTTGACCTCAACCGGGCGTTTTGAACAGGGGGCGGATGTCAGTCCTCATCCATTAGCTCTGGAGATCAATTACCTGCGTGATATCAGCCAAAAAGATCTGCTCAAAGCAACGCAGCAGCAGTGGCAAAAACTCGGTTTTTCGAAAGCGGCGCAACAACGTTGGATAGCGGTCCTCAGTGAGCTTTTTCCGGATGTTCAAACGGGTGATAGCCTGACCTATTTGACCAACGGGCAAACTGGACAACTGATGTTTAAACGCTTGGCGCAAAGTGACTACGAAGTGATTGGCTATGTGGCCGATGAAGAGCTCAATGACGCTTTTTTATCCATTTGGTTATCGCCGCAGAGCAATTATCCGCAGCTTCGTCAACAACTGATAGGGCAGGTAAGCCGATGA